Proteins from a genomic interval of Quercus robur chromosome 9, dhQueRobu3.1, whole genome shotgun sequence:
- the LOC126699601 gene encoding uncharacterized protein LOC126699601 has protein sequence MILSFDVNNEEFKVLPLPDEGSCFTKCLMSFKEKLALFKFDILRLSFSICNIWVMREYGVFDSWNKLYVVPVQSFSNMIGLTKYGLLLIRNMPSLVSTNSELERKNKSVLIDPETLHEKEISDQVDYHLDVADYMENLALLDQANVVSY, from the coding sequence ATGATTTTGTCATTTGATGTCAATAATGAGGAATTCAAAGTGCTACCACTGCCTGATGAAGGAAGTTGTTTTACAAAATGTCTTATGTCATTCAAGGAAAAACTGGCTTTGTTTAAATTTGATATTCTTCGCTTGAGCTTCTCAATATGCAACATTTGGGTGATGAGGGAGTATGGTGTGTTTGATTCCTGGAATAAACTCTATGTTGTACCAGTTCAAAGCTTTTCTAATATGATTGGTTTAACCAAGTATGGTTTACTTCTAATTCGAAATATGCCCTCGCTGGTCTCCACCAACAGTGAattagagaggaaaaataagtCTGTTTTAATTGACCCTGAAACTCTACATGAGAAAGAGATTAGTGATCAAGTTGATTATCATTTAGATGTAGCTGATTACATGGAGAACCTTGCTTTACTTGATCAAGCAAATGTGGTATCTTACTAA
- the LOC126699593 gene encoding WEB family protein At3g02930, chloroplastic-like, with the protein MSTKSKSALSETPNKASPATPRVSKPGRGVAKSESDSPSPLQNSRLSVDRSPRTVTSKPAIERRSPKIATPPEKQPTRIAKASELQAQLNTVQEDLKKAKEQIALVEKEKVKAIDELKEAQRVSEEANEKLKEALVAQKRAEENSEIEKFRAVELEQAGIEASQKKEEEWQKEVEAVRNQHALDVAALLSTTQELQRVKQELAMTCDAKNQAMSHADDATKIAEIHVEKVEILSAELARLKALLDSKIETETSENNKMVMKLKSEIESLKQELEKVKSLEENLIEKEASIEQLNVELETAKMAESYARSLVEEWKTKVEELEMRVEKANQLERSASESLNSVMKQLEGNNDLLHDAESEIAALKEKVGLLEMTIGRQKGDLEESERHLDMAKEESSEMAKKVESLKSELETVKEEKAQALNNEKLAASSVQTLLEERNELINDLENSRGEEDKSKKAMESLASALHEVSAEAREAKEKLLSIQIEHENDETQIQDLKLVLKATNEKYENMLDDAKHEIDVLMNTIQQSKKEIENSKAEWEQKELHLVNCVKESEEESSSLEKEIKRLGNLLKQTEEEAYASKEEEAQLKESLQEVEAEVIHLQETLGKTKSESMKLKESLLDKENELQSIIQENEELRTREAASLRKVEELSKLLEEATAKKQTEENGDLTDSEKDYDMLPKVVEFSEENGHGREEKPKLELPLNQCEEPRKENSQEEHNFSFDEAEKMVSAKVENVNGKMKEDESKEKEDDSVEVEFKMWESCKIEKKEFSPERETEQESFEEEVDSKVEGGESFDQINGVSSTENINDSESPPSKQPQQKKKKKPLLGKFGSLLKKKSTSNHK; encoded by the exons ATGTCAACCAAATCCAA ATCTGCTTTGTCCGAAACTCCTAACAAAGCATCACCAGCAACTCCTAGAGTGAGTAAACCAGGCAGGGGAGTGGCTAAATCAGAATCTGATTCACCCTCTCCTTTGCAAAATTCACGGCTTTCAGTTGATCGGTCCCCGCGAACAGTTACCTCAAAGCCTGCCATTGAGCGTCGATCACCCAAAATTGCTACCCCACCTGAA AAACAACCTACACGGATTGCAAAGGCATCAGAACTGCAGGCGCAATTGAATACTGTTCAGGAAGAtctaaaaaaagcaaaagaacagATAGCTTTGGTTGAGAAAGAGAAGGTGAAAGCCATTGATGAATTAAAAGAAGCCCAAAGAGTTTCTGAAGAAGCAAATGAGAAGCTCAAGGAGGCTTTGGTAGCTCAGAAGCGAGCTGAGGAGAATTCAGAGATTGAAAAGTTCCGGGCTGTTGAATTGGAGCAGGCAGGAATTGAGGCATCCCAGAAGAAGGAAGAGGAATGGCAGAAAGAGGTTGAAGCTGTGAGGAATCAACATGCTTTGGATGTGGCTGCTCTTCTCTCTACCACTCAGGAGCTCCAAAGAGTGAAGCAGGAACTAGCGATGACTTGCGATGCAAAGAACCAGGCAATGAGCCATGCTGATGACGCAACTAAGATTGCTGAGATTCATGTCGAGAAAGTGGAGATTCTCTCGGCTGAGTTAGCCAGGTTGAAGGCTTTGCTTGATTCAAAGATTGAAACTGAGACCAGTGAAAACAACAAGATGGTGATGAAGCTTAAGTCTGAGATAGAATCCTTGAAGCAAGAACTCGAGAAAGTGAAAAGTCTTGAAGAGAACTTGATAGAAAAAGAGGCCTCCATTGAACAGCTTAATGTTGAGCTAGAAACTGCAAAGATGGCTGAGTCTTATGCACGTAGTCTGGTGGAGGAGTGGAAAACCAAGGTTGAGGAATTAGAGATGAGGGTTGAGAAAGCAAATCAGTTGGAGAGATCTGCATCAGAATCTTTGAATTCAGTCATGAAACAACTAGAGGGAAACAATGATTTATTGCATGATGCAGAATCTGAAATTGCTGCTCTAAAAGAGAAGGTGGGGTTGTTGGAAATGACAATTGGAAGACAGAAAGGGGATCTTGAGGAATCAGAACGTCATCTTGATATGGCCAAGGAAGAAAGTTCTGAAATGGCCAAAAAGGTTGAATCTCTGAAGTCTGAGCTTGAAACTGTGAAGGAGGAGAAAGCCCAGGCTTTGAACAATGAGAAGCTTGCAGCTTCTAGTGTTCAGACCTTATTAGAAGAGAGAAATGAACTTATTAATGATTTGGAGAATTccaggggtgaagaagataagagCAAGAAGGCAATGGAAAGCTTAGCTTCAGCCTTGCATGAGGTCTCTGCAGAAGCAAGAGAAGCTAAAGAAAAGCTGTTATCCATTCAAATTGAGCATGAAAATGATGAGACCCAGATACAAGATCTAAAGTTGGTTTTGAAAGCAACAAATGAGAAGTATGAAAACATGCTTGATGATGCAAAACATGAGATTGATGTTCTTATGAATACAATTCAACAATCCAAGAAGGAAATCGAAAACTCCAAGGCTGAGTGGGAGCAAAAAGAACTTCATTTGGTGAATTGTGTAAAGGAATCGGAAGAAGAGAGCTCTTCTCtggaaaaggaaataaaaaggcTGGGGAATTTGCTCAAGCAAACTGAGGAAGAAGCTTATGCCTCCAAGGAGGAAGAAGCTCAGCTGAAGGAAAGCCTACAGGAAGTTGAAGCTGAGGTAATTCATTTGCAGGAAACTCTTGGGAAAACAAAGTCTGAGAGCATGAAATTGAAGGAAAGCTTGCTGGACAAAGAAAATGAGTTACAGAGTATAATTCAAGAAAATGAGGAGCTCCGAACTAGGGAAGCTGCTTCCCTTAGGAAAGTTGAAGAGTTATCTAAGTTGCTTGAAGAAGCTACAGCCAAAAAGCAAACTGAAGAAAATGGTGATCTTACAGACAGTGAGAAGGACTATGATATGCTTCCAAAGGTAGTTGAGTTCTCTGAAGAGAATGGACATGGAAGAGAAGAGAAGCCTAAATTGGAGCTTCCACTAAATCAATGTGAggaacccagaaaagaaaattcaCAGGAAGAGCATAATTTCTCGTTTGATGAGGCTGAAAAAATGGTTTCTGCCAAAGTTGAGAACGTGAATGGAAAGATGAAGGAAGatgagagcaaagaaaaagaagatgactCAGTAGAAGTTGAATTTAAGATGTGGGAGAGCTGCaagattgaaaagaaagaattttcaccagagagagaaacagagcaGGAAAGCTTTGAAGAGGAAGTGGACTCAAAGGTGGAAGGTGGTGAGAGCTTTGATCAGATAAATGGGGTATCTTCTACAGAAAATATTAACGATAGTGAAAGCCCACCATCAAAGCAGCCGCaacagaaaaagaagaagaagcctttGCTTGGAAAGTTTGGAAGCCtactaaagaagaagagcactAGCAACCATAAGTAG